In one window of Lacticaseibacillus casei DSM 20011 = JCM 1134 = ATCC 393 DNA:
- the hisB gene encoding imidazoleglycerol-phosphate dehydratase HisB, whose protein sequence is MRTATITRTTKETQITISLNLDQQSGIAIDTGIGFFDHMLEAFAKHGRFGLTIKAQGDLDVDPHHTIEDTGIVLGSCFKQALGDKAGIERFGSAFVPMDETLARVVVDLSGRAYLVFAAELTNQRLGGFDTEVTEDFFQAVAFAGEFNLHAAVLYGRNTHHKIEALFKALGRSMQAAVSENPAVKGIPSTKGVI, encoded by the coding sequence ATGCGAACAGCCACGATTACCCGAACAACCAAAGAAACCCAAATTACGATTAGTCTCAACCTTGATCAGCAAAGCGGTATTGCCATCGATACGGGCATAGGGTTTTTTGACCATATGCTAGAGGCGTTTGCCAAGCATGGCCGCTTTGGTCTGACAATCAAAGCCCAAGGCGACCTAGATGTTGACCCGCATCACACGATTGAAGATACCGGTATCGTCTTAGGCAGTTGTTTCAAGCAAGCGCTCGGTGACAAAGCGGGTATTGAACGTTTTGGCAGCGCCTTTGTCCCCATGGATGAAACACTGGCGCGCGTGGTCGTCGATCTTTCCGGCCGCGCTTATCTGGTATTTGCTGCCGAGTTAACCAACCAACGACTGGGCGGCTTTGACACGGAAGTCACCGAGGATTTTTTTCAAGCAGTTGCCTTTGCCGGCGAGTTTAACCTGCATGCTGCTGTTTTATATGGACGTAATACCCATCATAAAATTGAGGCCTTGTTCAAAGCGCTCGGTCGCAGTATGCAGGCGGCCGTTTCCGAGAATCCGGCTGTCAAGGGAATTCCTTCAACTAAGGGAGTGATTTGA
- the hisI gene encoding phosphoribosyl-AMP cyclohydrolase: MIALDFNKASGLITTVIQDAQTKQVLMVAYMNAESLEKTLTTGETWFWSRSRQMLWHKGETSGNIQKVQSIAVDCDADTLLISVLPAGPACHTGHTSCFYRTYARKE; the protein is encoded by the coding sequence ATGATAGCGCTCGATTTTAATAAGGCATCGGGTTTGATCACAACGGTTATTCAGGATGCTCAAACCAAACAGGTTTTGATGGTGGCATATATGAATGCCGAAAGTCTGGAGAAAACTCTGACAACCGGTGAAACCTGGTTTTGGTCGCGCAGTCGCCAGATGTTGTGGCACAAAGGTGAAACTAGCGGCAACATCCAAAAAGTCCAATCAATCGCCGTTGACTGCGATGCGGACACGTTGCTGATATCGGTTCTACCCGCTGGTCCCGCCTGTCACACCGGGCACACGAGTTGTTTTTATCGCACTTATGCAAGAAAGGAATGA
- a CDS encoding ABC transporter ATP-binding protein — protein sequence MSTLLKLKNVEKTYTSRGAQPVQALVNISFTVESGEFVAIMGESGSGKSTLLNLIATLDNPTGGEITLNGQDLRKVKEGARAKFRREHLGFIFQDFDLLDTFNVQDNIFLPLVLAKKPLAVMKERLAKLAPRLGISDLLQKYPYELSGGQQQRVAAARAMITEPEILLADEPTGALDSKTSSELLDLLTDVNAQSQQTILMVTHSAIAASHSKRVLFIQDGQIFHQLYRGELDQPEFLTRISETMTAMLTKEGEGQ from the coding sequence ATGTCAACGTTACTTAAATTAAAAAATGTCGAAAAAACCTATACAAGTCGGGGCGCCCAACCCGTTCAAGCATTGGTTAATATCAGTTTTACAGTCGAATCAGGCGAATTCGTCGCCATTATGGGGGAATCCGGATCCGGTAAAAGTACGCTGCTGAACCTGATTGCGACACTGGATAACCCTACAGGCGGTGAAATCACCCTCAACGGCCAGGATCTCCGCAAAGTTAAAGAAGGGGCACGTGCTAAATTCCGGCGGGAGCACCTTGGTTTTATTTTTCAGGATTTTGACTTGCTTGATACCTTCAACGTGCAAGACAACATTTTTCTGCCACTGGTTTTGGCAAAAAAGCCGTTAGCCGTCATGAAAGAGCGCTTGGCTAAACTCGCACCGCGGTTGGGCATCAGCGACCTCTTACAAAAGTATCCGTACGAGCTCTCCGGCGGCCAGCAGCAACGGGTCGCCGCCGCCCGCGCCATGATCACCGAACCGGAAATTCTGCTGGCCGATGAGCCGACTGGGGCGCTTGATTCCAAAACTTCGAGCGAACTCTTGGACTTGCTGACAGACGTGAATGCCCAGAGTCAGCAAACCATTCTCATGGTGACGCATAGTGCCATTGCTGCCAGCCATAGCAAGCGGGTACTTTTCATCCAGGATGGCCAAATTTTCCATCAACTTTACCGGGGCGAACTTGATCAACCGGAATTCCTGACCCGAATCAGCGAGACGATGACGGCGATGCTGACGAAGGAAGGCGAAGGGCAATGA
- the hisC gene encoding histidinol-phosphate transaminase → MLKHTVKHLKPYTPEKPLDDLKKELGLTNLVRMSANENPFGTSSEVKQAVASWNFAQSRDYPDGNASQLRMAVANQLHVASEQLVFGNGLDEVIALIARTFLEPGDEVVEPWPTFSEYRLHAEIEGAKVVDVPIQSETGNFDLAAMVQAITPRTKLVWLCNPNNPTGTLLSLAALTRFMRQVPENVLVLVDEAYIEFTDDYPATSAISLLPQFDNLVVLRTFSKIYGLANFRVGFGIFPKQLVAYLQSVRLPYNLSTIAQLSAQAALADQAFVQTTRSRVQQARRSWETFLTDSALPHYTSQTNFQFFQAPQTRAQALKRELLQHGFLVCDGLMPGWLRITFGTAEQNQAVQQVIQAFQTNLH, encoded by the coding sequence GTGCTTAAACATACCGTTAAGCATTTAAAACCTTATACCCCAGAAAAACCGCTGGATGATTTGAAAAAAGAGTTAGGTTTAACCAACCTGGTCCGAATGTCGGCAAACGAAAATCCTTTTGGTACCAGTTCTGAAGTGAAACAGGCGGTAGCTAGCTGGAACTTTGCGCAAAGTCGTGATTATCCGGACGGTAACGCGAGTCAGTTGCGCATGGCGGTGGCTAACCAACTTCATGTTGCGAGTGAGCAGCTTGTGTTTGGTAACGGTCTTGACGAAGTGATTGCCTTAATTGCCCGAACCTTTTTGGAGCCGGGGGATGAAGTTGTCGAGCCTTGGCCGACGTTTTCCGAATACCGGTTGCATGCCGAAATTGAAGGCGCCAAGGTGGTGGATGTCCCGATTCAGTCCGAAACCGGCAACTTCGATCTAGCCGCGATGGTGCAGGCTATCACACCCCGAACAAAGCTGGTATGGTTATGTAACCCGAACAATCCCACCGGCACACTGCTATCACTGGCGGCCTTAACCCGGTTCATGCGCCAAGTACCGGAAAATGTACTGGTTCTGGTGGATGAAGCTTATATTGAGTTTACCGACGATTATCCCGCCACAAGTGCAATCAGCCTGCTGCCGCAATTTGACAATCTGGTTGTCTTACGTACGTTTTCCAAAATCTACGGGTTGGCTAATTTTCGCGTTGGTTTTGGGATTTTTCCGAAGCAGCTGGTCGCCTATCTTCAGTCGGTACGCTTGCCTTATAATCTCAGTACCATCGCACAATTGAGCGCCCAGGCTGCATTGGCTGATCAGGCATTTGTTCAGACAACACGAAGCCGCGTTCAGCAGGCACGTCGCAGCTGGGAAACTTTTTTGACCGATAGTGCGTTGCCGCATTACACCAGCCAAACGAACTTTCAATTCTTTCAGGCACCACAAACTCGAGCGCAAGCCCTCAAGCGGGAATTGCTTCAGCACGGCTTTCTTGTTTGTGACGGACTCATGCCTGGCTGGTTAAGGATCACCTTTGGAACAGCCGAGCAGAATCAAGCCGTCCAACAAGTTATTCAGGCGTTTCAGACGAATCTTCACTGA
- the hisH gene encoding imidazole glycerol phosphate synthase subunit HisH: MIVIVDYDTGNTLNVKKALDYLAIDNQLSADPAVIMAASGLILPGVGAFKTAMNALQQRHLISVIQAFAATGKPLLGICLGMQLLFDRSEEFGETQGLGLIPGQVVAIPTKEGISIPHMGWNPNTLTQDDPFAAGFANQATYFVHSYYVQTKSAYTLATTDYGQPLTSIVRRQNILGTQFHPEKSGAIGLAGLQRFKEMTDHATLSSH; encoded by the coding sequence ATGATTGTCATCGTAGACTATGACACCGGCAACACGCTTAACGTCAAAAAAGCACTTGACTATCTGGCAATCGATAATCAGCTTTCCGCCGATCCCGCCGTTATCATGGCAGCAAGCGGTCTGATTTTGCCAGGCGTGGGCGCCTTCAAAACAGCCATGAACGCCTTACAGCAAAGACATCTCATCTCGGTGATTCAGGCCTTCGCCGCCACTGGTAAACCATTACTGGGCATCTGCTTAGGCATGCAGCTCTTGTTTGATCGCAGCGAGGAGTTTGGTGAAACGCAAGGCCTAGGGCTTATCCCCGGACAGGTGGTCGCGATTCCGACAAAAGAAGGCATCTCTATCCCACACATGGGCTGGAACCCCAACACGCTGACCCAAGACGATCCGTTTGCGGCAGGATTTGCCAATCAAGCGACCTATTTCGTGCATTCTTATTACGTCCAGACCAAAAGCGCATATACACTTGCCACAACCGATTACGGACAACCACTGACCAGTATCGTTCGGCGCCAAAATATTCTCGGCACGCAATTTCACCCAGAAAAAAGCGGTGCGATTGGCCTTGCCGGTTTGCAGCGTTTTAAGGAGATGACCGACCATGCAACTTTATCCAGCCATTGA
- a CDS encoding nitroreductase family protein encodes MLENNNFDEVVMKRHTAREFDPEITISKGELLQMITYATKAPSALNMQPTRFVVAQSNAAKEKIASVAGTNAPEILSASAVVLVGGELDLAPFEAELFKRAAAAGLLTDRAVEHQKPMIENLVASFRTDKQALREFIIQNSSLAAMSFMLAARAYGYETGAMTGFDHEKILPALDLDPAHFMPTLLIAVGKPKNAPDSLYRIPASKVTFFK; translated from the coding sequence ATGTTGGAAAATAATAACTTTGATGAAGTCGTCATGAAACGCCACACTGCACGCGAATTTGATCCGGAAATTACTATCAGCAAAGGCGAATTGCTGCAAATGATCACCTATGCGACAAAAGCGCCAAGCGCACTCAACATGCAACCGACCCGTTTTGTCGTTGCCCAAAGTAACGCAGCAAAAGAAAAAATCGCCAGCGTGGCCGGAACTAATGCACCGGAAATTCTGTCCGCATCCGCGGTTGTGCTTGTCGGTGGTGAACTGGATTTAGCGCCATTTGAAGCAGAACTGTTCAAGCGAGCAGCGGCAGCAGGTTTGCTGACCGACCGCGCCGTCGAGCATCAAAAACCCATGATTGAGAATCTGGTGGCATCTTTCCGGACCGACAAACAGGCGTTGCGTGAATTCATCATTCAAAACAGCAGTCTGGCCGCGATGTCCTTCATGTTGGCTGCGCGCGCTTATGGTTATGAAACTGGAGCAATGACTGGCTTTGATCACGAGAAAATCCTACCGGCACTGGATCTTGATCCTGCGCACTTCATGCCGACACTGCTTATCGCGGTGGGTAAACCTAAGAACGCGCCGGACTCACTTTATCGGATCCCAGCAAGCAAAGTCACCTTTTTTAAATAA
- the hisC gene encoding histidinol-phosphate transaminase, producing the protein MLRKSIAGLPDYVSDSTPERIAKAAGLAKVTRLSFNENPVGTSPKVQEAIANWTFSQARSYPDPDAMPLRNAVAERLQVPADQLLFSSGLDEMIALICRTFLDVGDESLQPWPTYPEYQLQAAIAGAVTVNAPVDDATGRIDLQALLTGITAKTKVIWLCNPNNPTGTYLQVSEIAEFMAQVPAKILVVVDEAYIDFVDQVPNPSVLPLITKFANLLVMRTFSKLYGLANFRVGFSIVPKALIPKMQNVRLPYNISGLSQTAALAAWEDVAFTQKVKRQLFAARQQWTTFFDHHHIRHYATQTNFMLYQVAQPQALGAFLKQHGYLVRDSMVPGWIRQSFGTPEQDAEVQGLLLDFLKTTSPLAK; encoded by the coding sequence ATGTTGCGCAAAAGTATCGCCGGGTTGCCGGATTACGTATCAGACAGTACCCCGGAAAGAATCGCCAAGGCGGCAGGTTTGGCAAAAGTGACACGTTTATCTTTCAATGAAAATCCTGTCGGCACTTCTCCTAAAGTGCAGGAGGCCATTGCCAACTGGACTTTTTCACAAGCCCGCAGTTACCCTGATCCGGATGCCATGCCGCTGCGAAATGCCGTTGCTGAGCGGCTGCAGGTGCCTGCTGATCAACTGCTTTTTTCAAGTGGCTTGGACGAAATGATTGCTTTGATTTGCCGGACCTTCCTGGACGTTGGCGACGAGAGCCTCCAACCATGGCCGACTTATCCGGAATATCAGTTGCAAGCAGCAATTGCCGGTGCCGTGACGGTCAATGCGCCGGTCGACGATGCCACAGGACGCATTGATCTTCAAGCCTTGCTAACCGGCATCACGGCAAAAACCAAAGTCATCTGGTTATGCAATCCAAACAATCCCACCGGAACCTACTTGCAGGTCAGTGAAATTGCTGAATTCATGGCGCAAGTACCGGCGAAAATCCTGGTTGTGGTGGATGAAGCCTATATTGACTTTGTTGATCAGGTCCCCAATCCTTCAGTCTTGCCGCTTATCACAAAGTTCGCCAATTTATTGGTAATGCGTACCTTTTCCAAGCTTTACGGACTCGCCAATTTCCGCGTCGGCTTTAGCATCGTCCCTAAGGCGCTCATTCCGAAAATGCAAAACGTGCGCTTGCCTTATAACATTAGCGGTCTCAGCCAAACGGCCGCTTTGGCAGCATGGGAAGACGTGGCCTTTACCCAAAAGGTTAAACGCCAACTTTTTGCGGCGCGCCAGCAATGGACGACATTTTTCGATCACCATCACATCCGGCATTACGCCACCCAGACAAACTTTATGCTGTACCAAGTGGCGCAACCACAAGCATTAGGCGCTTTCTTAAAGCAACATGGCTATCTGGTGCGCGATAGTATGGTTCCCGGATGGATTCGCCAAAGCTTTGGAACCCCAGAACAGGATGCTGAAGTGCAGGGGTTGTTGCTCGATTTTCTGAAAACGACATCTCCGCTGGCAAAATGA
- a CDS encoding NUDIX hydrolase, translating to MFFDQPLAKGKILSETPHYHGPIFDVVTQKIKTPDGLTVERDLIRHANAVAMLALTNDGRVLVNREYRVATNSEVFGLPAGLIDPGEDWQTAASRELHEETGYLTHDLQWLTAVRSSEGMTDETVNLVLAKINLAAKTSQDFDKDEFVTSRLVPFSELVEGVKAGKINSAQTVAAVTYYLAFVANS from the coding sequence ATGTTTTTTGACCAACCCTTAGCAAAGGGGAAAATTTTAAGTGAAACGCCGCATTATCATGGTCCGATTTTCGATGTCGTCACGCAAAAAATCAAAACGCCTGATGGTCTGACCGTTGAACGCGATTTGATTCGCCATGCCAATGCCGTCGCTATGTTGGCGCTAACAAACGATGGGCGAGTGTTAGTCAATCGGGAATATCGGGTAGCAACGAACAGCGAAGTTTTCGGATTGCCTGCCGGATTAATCGATCCCGGTGAGGATTGGCAAACGGCAGCAAGCAGGGAACTGCACGAGGAAACCGGTTATCTGACCCATGATTTGCAATGGCTGACCGCGGTCCGTTCCAGCGAAGGGATGACCGATGAAACAGTCAATCTTGTGCTGGCCAAAATTAACTTAGCCGCCAAAACATCGCAAGATTTCGATAAGGACGAATTCGTCACCAGCCGTTTAGTGCCGTTTTCTGAGCTGGTTGAAGGCGTCAAAGCGGGTAAAATCAACTCGGCTCAAACCGTTGCGGCAGTGACTTACTATTTAGCCTTTGTTGCCAATAGCTGA
- the hisF gene encoding imidazole glycerol phosphate synthase subunit HisF: protein MLTKRIIPCLDVDQGRVKKGVHFIQLKDVGDPVAIAKAYEAQGADELVFLDITATTDARQTMTQTVAAVAAQVFMPLTVGGGIRSVADMHDLLRAGADKIALNSAAVKQPELITAGAETFGSQAVVVAIDTRWQPERQRYQVTINGGRTPVDLDAIQWAKQAVVAGAGELLVTSMDADGTQEGLDLALYRQLSAAVTVPIVACGGAGSAEDFVDLFKETAVSAGLAASIFHFGQLTIPEVKKVLKQAKVAVR, encoded by the coding sequence ATGCTGACCAAACGAATTATTCCATGCCTTGATGTCGATCAGGGACGGGTTAAAAAAGGCGTTCATTTCATTCAACTCAAAGATGTCGGCGACCCGGTTGCCATCGCCAAAGCTTATGAAGCTCAAGGAGCTGATGAACTTGTCTTCTTGGACATCACCGCCACGACTGACGCCCGTCAAACAATGACGCAGACAGTGGCCGCAGTGGCAGCGCAGGTTTTCATGCCGCTCACGGTTGGCGGGGGGATTCGCTCAGTCGCCGATATGCATGACTTGTTACGGGCCGGAGCGGACAAGATTGCTTTAAACTCGGCCGCTGTGAAGCAGCCGGAACTTATCACGGCGGGTGCCGAGACATTCGGCAGTCAGGCGGTCGTAGTCGCCATTGACACCCGGTGGCAACCTGAGCGCCAACGCTATCAGGTCACAATTAATGGTGGCCGCACGCCGGTGGATCTCGATGCCATTCAGTGGGCCAAACAGGCAGTCGTCGCCGGAGCAGGCGAGCTATTGGTCACATCAATGGACGCTGATGGCACTCAGGAGGGCTTGGACTTAGCCCTATATCGCCAATTAAGTGCCGCGGTAACAGTTCCCATTGTCGCATGCGGCGGTGCAGGTTCCGCCGAAGATTTCGTTGACTTGTTCAAAGAGACAGCCGTTTCGGCCGGCCTCGCCGCGTCCATTTTCCATTTTGGTCAATTAACCATCCCCGAAGTCAAAAAGGTTTTAAAACAAGCAAAGGTGGCGGTTCGATGA
- a CDS encoding response regulator transcription factor codes for MPQKIFIVEDDDVIAKTIANYLNRWAFTVSLVKKFDQVDEEIRAAAPDLVIMDISLPYFNGFHWLSELRKHSNVPVIFLTSSGDDMNLVMAMNLGADDFLAKPIELPVLLAKIQGMLRRTYQYQQTETNLTHDDFTLVPTDNQLRSPAGVLDITPTETKLLSLLFSANGEVVTREAMIEKLWEGDEFIDRNALAVNMNRLRKKVAPVGLAQLIETVKGKGYRLASKEAGHD; via the coding sequence ATGCCCCAAAAGATTTTTATTGTTGAAGATGACGATGTAATCGCTAAAACGATCGCCAATTACCTGAATCGCTGGGCGTTCACGGTCAGCCTGGTTAAGAAGTTTGACCAGGTTGACGAAGAGATTCGCGCCGCGGCACCGGACCTCGTGATTATGGACATCAGTCTGCCATATTTTAACGGCTTTCACTGGCTAAGCGAGCTACGCAAGCACAGCAACGTACCGGTTATTTTTCTGACGAGTTCCGGCGATGATATGAACCTCGTGATGGCCATGAACCTGGGTGCTGACGACTTTTTAGCCAAACCGATCGAATTGCCGGTTTTGTTGGCGAAGATTCAGGGGATGCTGCGGCGGACTTATCAGTATCAGCAAACCGAGACTAATTTAACCCACGACGACTTCACGCTGGTGCCGACCGATAATCAGCTACGCTCACCAGCAGGCGTGCTTGATATCACACCCACTGAGACTAAATTGTTGAGCCTTTTGTTTAGTGCCAATGGCGAAGTTGTGACCCGCGAAGCCATGATCGAAAAATTGTGGGAAGGCGACGAGTTTATCGACCGCAATGCATTGGCCGTAAATATGAATCGGCTGCGCAAGAAAGTCGCACCGGTTGGCTTGGCGCAACTGATTGAGACGGTCAAGGGCAAAGGTTACCGGTTAGCCAGCAAGGAGGCCGGCCATGATTAA
- the hisA gene encoding 1-(5-phosphoribosyl)-5-[(5-phosphoribosylamino)methylideneamino]imidazole-4-carboxamide isomerase — translation MQLYPAIDLLAGKSVRLTQGDYQRVSLSADPLDQVARLNAAGLTRLHLVDLDGARAQQPINQAAIKTIRQHTSAFIELGGGIRNLATMNEYLTAGIDRLVLGSVAITDPEMVEQAIAQFGSRRIVVGIDVRSGKVATNGWLTTTRQNAVDVMKTMQAAGVQTVIVIDIGRDGTMQGPNVNLLRTLQHAIPEINIVASGGVRTLTDLTALRTAGIHAAIIGKAWQTGAIELNKLKELEDDDADQTNYSMP, via the coding sequence ATGCAACTTTATCCAGCCATTGATTTATTAGCCGGCAAAAGCGTCCGCTTAACGCAAGGCGATTACCAACGCGTCAGTTTAAGCGCAGACCCGCTGGACCAGGTGGCACGGTTAAATGCTGCGGGTTTAACCCGTCTGCACTTGGTTGATTTAGACGGCGCCCGCGCCCAACAACCGATTAATCAAGCTGCCATCAAGACCATTCGCCAACACACCTCGGCGTTTATCGAACTTGGCGGCGGTATTCGCAATCTGGCAACGATGAATGAATATCTGACAGCCGGTATTGATCGCCTTGTCCTCGGTTCCGTTGCCATTACGGATCCTGAAATGGTTGAGCAGGCGATTGCGCAATTTGGTTCACGGCGAATTGTTGTCGGCATTGACGTTCGCTCTGGCAAAGTCGCCACAAACGGCTGGCTGACCACGACTCGGCAAAACGCCGTGGACGTGATGAAAACGATGCAGGCAGCCGGTGTGCAGACAGTGATCGTGATCGATATTGGCCGGGATGGCACGATGCAAGGGCCAAATGTTAATTTACTCAGGACGCTTCAACACGCCATCCCTGAGATCAACATTGTGGCCAGTGGTGGTGTTCGGACGCTGACTGACTTAACCGCGTTGCGCACAGCCGGCATTCACGCGGCCATTATCGGCAAAGCGTGGCAAACCGGCGCCATCGAACTGAACAAGCTCAAAGAATTGGAGGATGACGATGCTGACCAAACGAATTATTCCATGCCTTGA
- a CDS encoding sensor histidine kinase has protein sequence MIKAYYHARWMVWLSLLTLLLTGLLANWLVNVSIEVILNMWLFALIPLLVIGGYDLWRFNREWQQLQEGVSLLDDTQITDPLGRAYYQKIQSLQQTVRKNSDTYRDREQEMLDTLQLWTHQIKTRLTALDLLLQVEPFNANDARLEISKINRYLTVMLNYLKLTTLNTDLVLTEVALKPLANETVRDLAKLFIAKDLTVSVEALPTVVSDSQWLRFIFEQLLTNAIKYTPRGSIRIYAKGDAVFVADMGIGILPEDLPRIFEQGHSGYNGRATQKASGLGLFLSRQIAEKLGLRLTVTSKVGVGSTFAIHFPQTRWLAE, from the coding sequence ATGATTAAGGCTTATTACCATGCACGCTGGATGGTTTGGTTAAGCCTGCTCACGTTGCTTCTAACCGGTTTATTGGCAAATTGGCTGGTTAATGTCTCAATCGAGGTCATCCTTAATATGTGGCTGTTCGCCCTGATTCCGTTACTCGTGATTGGCGGTTACGATCTGTGGCGTTTTAACCGGGAATGGCAGCAATTACAAGAGGGTGTCTCGTTGCTGGACGATACCCAAATCACCGATCCGTTGGGCCGCGCATATTACCAAAAAATCCAGTCTTTGCAACAAACTGTGCGAAAAAACAGCGACACCTACCGCGATCGCGAGCAGGAAATGTTAGACACCTTGCAGTTGTGGACGCATCAAATCAAAACGCGGCTAACGGCTTTGGATTTGCTACTGCAGGTAGAACCGTTCAATGCAAACGACGCCCGGCTGGAAATCAGCAAAATCAATCGCTATCTGACGGTGATGTTAAACTACCTCAAACTGACAACCCTCAACACCGATCTGGTTTTAACCGAGGTGGCGTTGAAACCACTCGCCAACGAAACCGTTCGCGATCTAGCCAAATTGTTCATTGCCAAAGATTTAACGGTCTCCGTCGAAGCATTGCCAACCGTTGTCAGTGATAGTCAGTGGCTGCGGTTTATTTTTGAACAACTCTTGACGAATGCCATTAAATACACGCCGCGCGGGTCCATCCGGATTTACGCAAAAGGGGATGCCGTTTTTGTCGCCGACATGGGTATCGGTATTCTGCCAGAAGACCTACCGCGGATTTTTGAACAAGGGCATTCCGGCTATAACGGGCGCGCCACGCAAAAGGCAAGCGGACTGGGTTTGTTCCTTAGCCGTCAGATCGCCGAAAAATTAGGCTTGCGGTTAACGGTGACGTCAAAAGTCGGCGTTGGCAGTACGTTTGCGATTCATTTTCCCCAAACCCGATGGCTGGCAGAGTAA
- the hisG gene encoding ATP phosphoribosyltransferase: MTLTIALAKGRTTAQVLPLLSAAGIDCTPLQEKSRRLLFTDDPDFHFVLVKAPDVLTYLNRGTVDIGIVGSDILEEQGHQQFDLLDLRTGRCRFILASTPDFDPYQTSRKRIATKYPHIAQRYFQTQGEDVEMIKIEGSVELAPLTGMADAIVDITETGTTLRENHLKVFATLTPVSTHLVVNRLALKQKKSAIYQLIQALKRVRPQEV; the protein is encoded by the coding sequence ATGACGTTAACCATTGCATTGGCAAAAGGCAGGACAACTGCACAGGTGCTGCCGCTACTCAGCGCTGCCGGTATTGACTGTACGCCGCTCCAGGAAAAAAGCCGGCGCTTGCTCTTTACCGATGATCCGGATTTTCATTTTGTCCTTGTCAAAGCGCCTGATGTCTTGACTTACTTGAACCGCGGCACGGTGGATATCGGCATTGTCGGTTCGGATATCCTCGAGGAACAAGGTCATCAACAGTTTGACCTGTTGGATCTTAGAACCGGTCGTTGCCGCTTCATTCTCGCATCAACCCCTGACTTTGACCCATATCAGACAAGTCGCAAACGAATCGCCACCAAATATCCGCACATCGCCCAGCGCTATTTTCAGACACAAGGCGAAGACGTTGAGATGATTAAAATCGAAGGGTCGGTTGAGCTGGCACCACTGACCGGCATGGCTGATGCGATTGTCGACATCACTGAAACCGGGACGACCTTACGCGAAAATCATTTGAAGGTTTTTGCCACACTAACGCCAGTGTCCACCCATCTTGTGGTGAATCGGTTGGCACTCAAGCAAAAGAAATCTGCCATTTATCAACTCATCCAAGCACTGAAACGGGTTCGTCCCCAGGAGGTTTAA
- the hisE gene encoding phosphoribosyl-ATP diphosphatase: MTAAKQSITELYELIKDRQTQPIPGSYTDYLFTKGLDKILKKVGEESTEVIVAAKNPDDAAFVLEVADLTYHVLVLMVERGITLDQIEVELASREGKMSRLKERSSINKY; the protein is encoded by the coding sequence ATGACAGCTGCCAAACAAAGTATCACCGAACTATATGAACTCATCAAAGACCGCCAAACCCAGCCAATTCCCGGTTCCTATACGGATTATCTCTTCACCAAAGGACTCGACAAGATTCTAAAAAAAGTCGGCGAAGAAAGCACCGAGGTCATTGTCGCTGCCAAAAATCCTGATGACGCCGCCTTCGTCCTCGAAGTCGCTGATTTGACTTATCACGTTCTGGTGTTGATGGTTGAACGGGGTATTACGCTTGATCAGATCGAAGTGGAATTGGCAAGTCGCGAAGGGAAAATGAGTCGTCTGAAGGAACGCAGCAGCATCAATAAATATTGA